One genomic window of Streptomonospora nanhaiensis includes the following:
- a CDS encoding sugar ABC transporter ATP-binding protein, with product MDHHPPSAPPLLSLVGVGKSFGTVRALQDVSLELRAGEIHALCGENGAGKSTLVKTIAGVHRPDTGHIEGDGARTEFAAPADAQRAGVAVIYQEPTLFPDLSVAENIFMGRQPLKAGRRIDRRAMLRATEELFGRLGVRIDPDRPARGLSIADQQLVEIAKAMSFDARVLVMDEPTAALSGVEVERLFAVARSLRDSGAAVLFISHRFDEVFALCDRITVMRDGRYISTDPTADLTVDAVVRRMVGRDVATLFPKQEVEPGETVLEVEGLTRAGVFADVSFTVRAGEIVALAGLVGAGRSEVVRAVFGIDRYDSGRVRVGGKALPQGRPAAAMAAGVALVPEDRRQQGLVMEMSIERNATLTRRWPLSRMGLLRRRDEERATAVWAERLHLKAGRLTDAVSTLSGGNQQKVVLAKWLATEPRLLIVDEPTRGIDVGTKAEVHRLLSELAGQGIAVLMVSSELPEVLGMADRVLVMHEGRVSAELDRGEADEESVMYAATGQEGRAA from the coding sequence GTGGACCATCACCCACCATCGGCTCCTCCGCTCCTGTCGCTGGTCGGCGTGGGCAAGTCCTTCGGGACCGTGCGCGCACTCCAGGACGTCTCGCTGGAGCTGCGCGCGGGAGAGATCCACGCGCTCTGCGGAGAGAACGGGGCGGGCAAGTCCACCTTGGTGAAAACGATCGCCGGTGTGCACCGGCCCGACACCGGCCACATCGAGGGCGACGGCGCGCGCACGGAGTTCGCCGCCCCCGCCGACGCCCAGCGCGCCGGGGTGGCGGTCATCTACCAGGAGCCCACGCTCTTCCCCGACCTGTCGGTGGCCGAGAACATCTTCATGGGCCGCCAGCCGCTGAAGGCCGGGCGGCGCATCGACCGGCGGGCCATGCTCCGGGCCACCGAGGAGCTGTTCGGGCGCCTGGGCGTGCGCATCGACCCCGACCGCCCCGCGCGCGGGCTGTCCATCGCCGACCAGCAGCTGGTCGAGATCGCCAAGGCGATGTCGTTCGACGCCCGCGTGCTGGTCATGGACGAGCCCACGGCGGCGCTGTCGGGCGTTGAGGTCGAGCGGCTGTTCGCGGTGGCGCGCTCGCTGCGCGACTCCGGCGCGGCGGTGCTGTTCATCTCGCACCGCTTCGACGAGGTCTTCGCGCTGTGCGACCGCATCACGGTGATGCGCGACGGCCGCTACATCTCCACCGACCCCACCGCCGACCTCACCGTCGACGCCGTGGTGCGCCGCATGGTGGGCCGCGACGTCGCCACGCTGTTCCCCAAGCAGGAGGTCGAACCCGGCGAGACCGTGCTGGAGGTCGAGGGCCTGACCCGCGCGGGCGTGTTCGCCGACGTCTCCTTCACGGTGCGCGCCGGGGAGATCGTCGCCCTGGCCGGGCTGGTGGGCGCCGGCCGCAGCGAGGTCGTGCGCGCGGTGTTCGGCATCGACCGCTACGACTCCGGCCGGGTGCGCGTGGGCGGGAAGGCGCTGCCCCAGGGCCGGCCCGCCGCCGCCATGGCGGCCGGGGTGGCGCTGGTGCCCGAGGACCGCCGCCAGCAGGGCCTGGTCATGGAGATGTCCATCGAGCGCAACGCCACGCTGACCCGGCGCTGGCCGCTGAGCCGCATGGGCCTGCTGCGCCGCCGCGACGAGGAGCGGGCCACCGCCGTGTGGGCCGAGCGGCTGCACCTGAAGGCCGGCCGGCTCACCGACGCGGTCTCCACGCTGTCGGGCGGCAACCAGCAGAAGGTGGTGCTGGCCAAGTGGCTGGCCACCGAGCCGCGCCTGCTGATCGTCGACGAGCCCACGCGCGGCATCGACGTCGGCACCAAGGCCGAGGTGCACCGGCTGCTGTCGGAGCTGGCCGGCCAGGGGATCGCGGTCCTCATGGTCTCCAGCGAGCTGCCCGAGGTGCTGGGCATGGCCGACCGCGTGCTGGTCATGCACGAGGGGCGCGTCAGCGCCGAACTGGACCGCGGCGAGGCCGACGAGGAGTCGGTCATGTACGCGGCGACGGGCCAGGAGGGCAGGGCCGCGTGA
- a CDS encoding ABC transporter permease: MSTTRNPRTPDAPSAVPQARGGGDTRAGRRVRQVRELGILLALVLLIAVTTAVNPGFLAAQSVRDLLLGATLLTILAVGQSLVLITRNVDLSVGSVMGLSAFAVGTLFVAFPGLPAPVVALAGVAVGTVCGVVNGVLVAAARVPALVVTLGTLYMFRGIDFWWASGRQINAADMPDGFLGLGRVTLLGVPLPAVVALLVVLAAGWYLRNYRSGRELYAVGSEPQAARLSGIPVDRRVFVPFVVNGALAGLAGVLYAARFGTLDATVGTGMELEVVAAAVVGGVAIFGGSGTVYGAALGALLLSTIDAALPMLRVDSFWQQAVVGLLILVSIGLDRLLAVRTARRLRGGGSRGA; encoded by the coding sequence GTGAGCACGACCCGCAACCCCCGGACCCCTGACGCCCCCTCGGCCGTACCGCAGGCCCGCGGCGGCGGCGACACCCGCGCCGGGCGGCGCGTGCGCCAGGTGCGCGAGCTGGGCATCCTGCTCGCCCTGGTGCTGCTGATCGCGGTCACCACCGCGGTCAACCCCGGCTTCCTGGCCGCCCAGAGCGTGCGCGACCTGCTGCTGGGCGCCACCCTGCTGACCATCCTGGCCGTGGGCCAGTCGCTGGTCCTCATCACCCGCAACGTCGACCTGTCGGTGGGCTCGGTCATGGGCCTGTCGGCGTTCGCCGTGGGCACCCTGTTCGTGGCCTTCCCCGGCCTGCCCGCGCCCGTGGTGGCGCTGGCGGGCGTGGCCGTGGGCACGGTGTGCGGCGTGGTCAACGGCGTGCTGGTGGCCGCGGCCCGGGTGCCGGCGCTGGTGGTCACCCTGGGCACGCTCTACATGTTCCGCGGCATCGACTTCTGGTGGGCCTCGGGCCGCCAGATCAACGCCGCCGACATGCCCGACGGCTTCCTCGGCCTGGGCCGGGTGACCCTGCTGGGCGTGCCGCTGCCGGCCGTGGTGGCGCTGCTGGTGGTGCTGGCCGCCGGCTGGTACCTGCGCAACTACCGCAGCGGCCGCGAGCTGTACGCGGTGGGCTCCGAGCCCCAGGCGGCGCGGCTGAGCGGCATCCCGGTGGACCGCCGGGTGTTCGTGCCCTTCGTCGTCAACGGCGCGCTGGCCGGCCTGGCGGGCGTGCTCTACGCCGCCCGGTTCGGCACCCTCGACGCCACCGTGGGCACCGGCATGGAATTGGAGGTCGTGGCCGCCGCGGTCGTGGGCGGCGTGGCGATCTTCGGCGGCAGCGGCACGGTCTACGGCGCGGCGCTGGGCGCCCTGCTGCTGTCGACCATCGACGCGGCGCTGCCGATGCTGCGGGTCGACTCCTTCTGGCAGCAGGCGGTGGTGGGCCTGCTGATCCTCGTCTCGATCGGACTGGACCGGCTGCTGGCCGTTCGCACGGCGCGCCGGCTTCGAGGAGGTGGTTCCCGTGGGGCCTGA